One genomic window of Kosmotoga olearia TBF 19.5.1 includes the following:
- the truA gene encoding tRNA pseudouridine(38-40) synthase TruA, protein MKRFAAVVVYDGSNFFGYQIQPNKRTVQGVFEEALERIHKAKIPTDGAGRTDTGVHAYGQVIAFTSNLDRLTPKHMKDALNANLPDDIYVRRIHEVPSNFSPRFAAKKRIYHYYILNTKEPDLFRRKYFWWFPYEVDLNRMRQASRYLIGEHDFTSFRTGHDDRSTIRTITGIRILRLQKNIILIRVEGISFLRRMVRNIVGLLMRVGTGGIEPKKTKEILEARDRSKLPSSAPAHGLVLHKVIFDEFET, encoded by the coding sequence ATGAAGCGATTTGCAGCGGTTGTAGTTTACGATGGCAGTAACTTTTTCGGATACCAGATTCAACCAAACAAAAGGACAGTTCAAGGGGTTTTTGAAGAAGCCCTTGAGCGAATACATAAAGCAAAAATTCCAACTGATGGTGCAGGTAGAACCGATACGGGCGTACATGCTTACGGTCAGGTAATAGCCTTCACCTCGAACCTTGACCGGCTAACCCCCAAACATATGAAAGATGCTTTAAATGCTAATCTTCCAGATGACATATATGTACGGAGAATTCATGAAGTCCCGTCGAACTTCAGTCCAAGGTTCGCGGCAAAAAAGAGGATTTACCACTATTACATACTGAATACGAAAGAACCGGATCTTTTTCGAAGGAAGTATTTCTGGTGGTTTCCGTATGAGGTAGACTTAAATCGTATGCGTCAGGCGTCAAGATATCTGATCGGTGAACATGATTTTACATCCTTCAGAACCGGTCATGACGACAGAAGCACCATAAGAACAATAACAGGAATAAGGATTTTAAGGCTACAGAAAAACATCATTTTAATAAGAGTTGAAGGTATTTCCTTCCTCAGGAGAATGGTGAGAAATATAGTAGGTCTTTTAATGAGAGTTGGAACTGGTGGAATTGAACCGAAAAAAACAAAAGAAATCCTTGAAGCACGGGACAGATCAAAACTTCCTAGTTCAGCTCCTGCTCATGGCTTGGTGCTTCACAAGGTGATTTTTGATGAGTTTGAAACTTAG